From Sporosarcina sp. 6E9, a single genomic window includes:
- a CDS encoding YjjG family noncanonical pyrimidine nucleotidase, protein MKYEMILFDVDDTLFDFGKSEKLALYKTFTEFGLPTGLVDYEVDYQEISKVLWRDLEQGLITITDLGIERFKRLFLSNELDIDAEVFSRAYLENLGNKTHLVEGAVELCDNLSAYRMAIITNGFTEVQKSRIEGSPLCNMFEHMIVSEEVGYQKPEKEIFDHTFSKLQLTNSAKVLIVGDSLTSDIQGGINYGIDTCWFNPHLKENNLEIAPTYEIRKLTDLLKIIN, encoded by the coding sequence ATGAAATACGAAATGATATTATTTGACGTTGATGATACGTTATTCGATTTTGGTAAGTCGGAAAAGCTTGCCTTGTACAAAACTTTTACAGAGTTTGGATTACCAACAGGCTTGGTTGATTATGAAGTTGATTACCAAGAAATCAGCAAAGTGTTATGGAGAGACTTGGAACAAGGACTTATCACGATAACTGATTTGGGAATAGAAAGATTTAAGAGATTGTTTCTTTCAAATGAACTAGATATTGATGCAGAAGTATTTAGCCGTGCTTATCTCGAAAATTTGGGTAATAAAACACATCTCGTAGAGGGAGCTGTAGAATTATGTGACAATCTTTCAGCCTATCGGATGGCGATTATAACAAATGGTTTTACAGAAGTGCAGAAATCAAGAATTGAAGGTTCTCCTTTATGCAATATGTTTGAGCATATGATAGTTTCTGAAGAGGTTGGATATCAGAAGCCTGAAAAGGAAATTTTCGATCACACGTTTTCTAAGCTACAACTTACGAATAGCGCCAAAGTGTTGATAGTGGGGGATTCTTTGACTTCAGATATACAAGGCGGTATTAACTACGGAATTGACACTTGCTGGTTTAATCCACATCTGAAAGAAAACAATCTGGAAATTGCGCCGACTTATGAAATCCGTAAGTTGACGGATCTATTAAAAATCATCAATTGA
- the purU gene encoding formyltetrahydrofolate deformylase — MKIRTEVNINSEKQSNKLENLGRLLVKCPDKPGIVSVLSTFLHNQHANIVESSQYSSDPENGTFFIRIEFHCENLLEKATQIEKDFEGIADQHSMDFQFTYANERQRSAIFVSKEPHCLVELLWEWQNGDLDTDIVVVISNHEEARDMVEALGIPFHYIPANKDIRKQVEAEQIRLMEEYNVDLLILARYMQILTPDFVSRFENRIINIHHSFLPAFIGAGPYERAYDRGVKLIGATSHYVTNDLDEGPIIEQDVERVDHRDHVIDLKKIGRQIERRVLVKAVKWHLENRIIVENNKTIVFH; from the coding sequence ATGAAAATTCGTACAGAAGTGAATATAAATTCAGAGAAACAAAGCAATAAACTAGAGAATCTAGGTCGACTATTAGTGAAATGTCCAGACAAACCAGGAATTGTATCGGTATTGTCGACATTTTTACATAATCAACATGCAAATATTGTTGAATCCAGCCAGTATTCAAGTGATCCAGAGAATGGAACCTTTTTTATACGAATTGAGTTTCATTGTGAAAATCTATTGGAGAAAGCCACACAGATTGAGAAGGATTTTGAGGGAATTGCGGACCAACATTCAATGGATTTCCAATTTACCTATGCGAATGAACGACAACGTTCAGCTATTTTTGTTTCAAAGGAACCGCATTGTTTAGTAGAACTTTTATGGGAATGGCAAAATGGCGACTTAGATACAGATATTGTTGTTGTCATTAGTAACCATGAAGAAGCACGAGATATGGTGGAAGCGTTGGGCATTCCATTTCATTATATTCCGGCAAACAAAGATATACGGAAACAAGTCGAGGCTGAACAAATTCGTTTAATGGAAGAATATAATGTTGACTTACTTATTCTTGCGCGCTATATGCAGATATTGACGCCAGATTTTGTGAGTCGTTTTGAGAATAGAATTATTAATATTCACCATTCTTTCCTTCCAGCATTTATCGGTGCAGGGCCATATGAACGTGCATATGACCGTGGTGTAAAACTGATTGGCGCGACGTCTCACTATGTGACGAATGATCTTGATGAAGGTCCAATTATTGAGCAGGATGTAGAACGGGTGGATCATCGTGATCATGTCATTGACTTGAAAAAGATTGGCCGTCAAATCGAGCGTCGCGTTCTTGTGAAAGCTGTAAAATGGCATCTTGAAAATCGAATTATTGTTGAGAATAACAAAACGATTGTGTTTCATTAA